A window of the Enterobacteriaceae bacterium 4M9 genome harbors these coding sequences:
- the wzzE gene encoding ECA polysaccharide chain length modulation protein: protein MRQHIPGDSLAVTENELDIRGLVRTLWRGKFWIVGCALLLAVAALVYTFFARQEWSATAITDKPTVSMLGSYYSQQQFLSNLDARASQAPLDIPSAMGEAYKEFIMQLSSWDTRRDFWNQTDYFRQRQSGNSKADAALLDDLIDNIQFTAGDITRNLNDSVKLVAETAPDANNLLRQYVAFASQRAATHLNDELKGAWVARTTQMTAQVKRQEAVAQSIYARRLNSLEQALKIAEKHNISRSEAEVPADELPDSELFTLGRPMLQARLENLQAVGPSYDVDYDQNKAMLATLNVGPTLEQRFQTYRYLRTPEEPVKRDSPRRGFLLVMWGAVGALVGAGIALARRRSHS, encoded by the coding sequence ATGAGACAACACATACCTGGTGATAGCCTGGCGGTGACGGAAAACGAGCTTGATATCCGCGGCCTGGTTCGCACTCTCTGGCGCGGTAAGTTCTGGATAGTGGGCTGTGCGCTGTTACTTGCTGTCGCGGCACTGGTTTATACTTTTTTTGCGCGCCAGGAGTGGAGTGCAACGGCCATTACCGACAAGCCAACAGTGAGCATGCTCGGCAGCTACTATTCTCAGCAGCAGTTTCTGAGCAATCTCGACGCGCGCGCCAGCCAGGCGCCGCTGGATATACCGTCTGCCATGGGCGAGGCCTACAAAGAGTTCATCATGCAACTCTCCTCGTGGGATACGCGCCGTGATTTCTGGAACCAGACGGATTACTTCCGCCAGCGTCAGTCCGGTAACAGCAAGGCTGATGCGGCGCTACTTGATGATCTAATCGATAATATTCAGTTCACCGCAGGCGACATTACGCGCAACCTGAACGACAGCGTGAAGCTGGTGGCAGAAACCGCGCCGGATGCCAACAACCTGCTGCGCCAGTACGTGGCGTTTGCCAGCCAGCGTGCAGCAACGCATCTCAATGATGAACTCAAAGGCGCCTGGGTGGCGCGTACTACGCAAATGACAGCGCAGGTCAAACGCCAGGAAGCCGTGGCGCAGTCCATTTACGCACGCCGCCTGAACAGCCTGGAGCAGGCGCTGAAGATTGCTGAAAAGCACAATATCAGCCGCAGCGAGGCGGAAGTACCCGCCGACGAACTGCCGGATTCCGAACTGTTTACGCTGGGCCGCCCGATGCTACAGGCGCGCCTGGAAAACCTCCAGGCAGTCGGTCCTTCGTATGATGTGGATTACGATCAAAACAAAGCCATGCTGGCGACGTTAAACGTAGGTCCCACGCTTGAGCAGCGTTTTCAGACCTATCGATACCTGCGCACTCCCGAGGAGCCGGTTAAGCGCGATAGCCCGCGTCGTGGCTTTCTGTTAGTGATGTGGGGAGCCGTTGGCGCGCTGGTTGGCGCGGGTATTGCTCTGGCACGTCGCCGCTCGCACTCCTGA
- the wecA gene encoding UDP-N-acetylglucosamine--undecaprenyl-phosphate N-acetylglucosaminephosphotransferase, protein MNLISAGTELLSIFLFTTVFLFFARKVAKKIGLVDKPNFRKRHQGLIPLVGGISVYAGICFTFWLANYYIPHAALYLGCAGVLVFIGALDDRFDISVKIRATIQALIGVIMMVVGKLYLSSLGYIFGSWELVLGPFGYFLTLFAVWAAINAFNMVDGIDGLLGGLSCVSFAAMGMILWFDGQTSLAMWCFAMIAAILPYIFLNLGILSRRYKVFMGDAGSTLIGFTVIWILLETTQGKTHPISPVTALWIIAIPLMDMVAIMYRRLRKGMSPFSPDRQHIHHLIMRAGFTSRQAFVLITLAAALLAAIGVTAEYLHFVPEWAMLVLFLLAFMLYGYCIKRAWKVARFIKRIKRRMRRSSSPA, encoded by the coding sequence GTGAATTTAATCTCCGCTGGTACTGAATTGCTCAGTATTTTTCTGTTCACAACCGTCTTCCTTTTTTTTGCACGCAAAGTCGCTAAAAAAATTGGTCTGGTCGATAAGCCTAACTTCCGCAAACGTCATCAGGGTCTCATTCCTCTGGTCGGCGGCATTTCTGTGTATGCGGGTATCTGTTTTACCTTCTGGCTTGCGAATTACTACATCCCACATGCAGCGCTCTATTTGGGCTGTGCAGGCGTGCTGGTGTTTATCGGTGCGCTGGATGACCGTTTTGATATCAGCGTGAAAATTCGCGCCACGATTCAGGCCTTAATTGGCGTCATCATGATGGTGGTCGGCAAGCTTTATCTCAGTAGCCTGGGTTACATCTTTGGTTCGTGGGAGCTGGTGCTGGGGCCGTTTGGTTATTTCCTCACGCTGTTTGCGGTCTGGGCGGCGATTAATGCGTTCAACATGGTTGATGGTATCGACGGCCTGCTCGGGGGATTGTCGTGCGTCTCTTTTGCCGCAATGGGCATGATTTTGTGGTTCGACGGCCAGACCAGTCTCGCGATGTGGTGTTTTGCCATGATTGCCGCCATTCTTCCGTACATCTTCCTTAACCTTGGCATACTGAGCCGTCGTTACAAAGTGTTCATGGGCGATGCCGGTAGCACGCTGATTGGTTTTACCGTTATCTGGATCCTGCTGGAAACCACGCAGGGTAAAACCCATCCGATTAGCCCGGTTACCGCGCTGTGGATAATCGCTATCCCGCTGATGGACATGGTGGCAATTATGTATCGCCGCCTGCGCAAGGGCATGAGCCCCTTCTCACCGGACCGCCAGCATATTCATCATCTTATTATGCGGGCGGGCTTTACCTCCCGGCAGGCTTTCGTGCTGATAACGCTTGCAGCCGCGCTGCTGGCCGCCATTGGTGTGACGGCAGAATATCTGCATTTCGTTCCTGAGTGGGCAATGTTGGTATTGTTTTTGCTAGCATTTATGCTCTATGGGTATTGTATCAAGCGTGCCTGGAAAGTGGCCCGCTTTATCAAACGCATTAAACGCCGCATGCGCCGCAGTAGCAGTCCTGCATGA
- the rho gene encoding transcription termination factor Rho, producing the protein MNLTELKNTPVSDLITLGENMGLENLARMRKQDIIFAILKQHAKSGEDIFGDGVLEILQDGFGFLRSADSSYLAGPDDIYVSPSQIRRFNLRTGDTISGKIRPPKEGERYFALLKVNEVNYDKPENARSKILFENLTPLHANSRLRMERGNGSTEDLTARVLDLASPIGRGQRGLIVAPPKAGKTMLLQNIAQSIAYNHPDCVLMVLLIDERPEEVTEMQRLVKGEVVASTFDEPASRHVQVAEMVIEKAKRLVEHKKDVIILLDSITRLARAYNTVVPASGKVLTGGVDANALHRPKRFFGAARNVEEGGSLTIIATALIDTGSKMDEVIYEEFKGTGNMELHLSRKIAEKRVFPAIDYNRSGTRKEELLTTSEELQKMWILRKIIHPMGEIDAMEFLINKLAMTKTNDEFFDMMKRS; encoded by the coding sequence ATGAATCTTACCGAATTAAAAAATACGCCGGTTTCAGATCTGATAACTCTCGGCGAAAACATGGGGCTGGAAAACCTGGCCCGTATGCGCAAACAGGACATCATTTTCGCCATACTCAAGCAGCATGCTAAGAGTGGCGAGGATATCTTTGGCGATGGCGTGCTGGAGATTCTGCAGGATGGATTTGGATTCCTCCGTTCCGCAGACAGTTCCTACCTCGCCGGTCCCGACGACATCTACGTATCTCCCAGCCAAATCCGCCGCTTTAACCTCCGCACTGGTGACACCATTTCAGGCAAGATCCGCCCGCCGAAAGAAGGTGAGCGCTACTTTGCCCTGCTGAAGGTTAATGAAGTTAACTACGACAAGCCGGAAAACGCCCGCAGCAAGATTCTGTTTGAGAACCTGACGCCGCTGCACGCCAATTCCCGCCTGCGTATGGAGCGCGGTAACGGCTCAACAGAAGACTTAACCGCTCGCGTGCTGGACCTGGCCTCCCCGATTGGCCGCGGCCAGCGTGGTCTGATTGTGGCGCCGCCGAAAGCAGGTAAAACCATGCTGCTGCAGAACATTGCGCAGAGCATTGCTTACAACCATCCTGACTGTGTGCTGATGGTACTGCTCATCGACGAACGCCCGGAAGAAGTCACCGAGATGCAGCGTCTGGTGAAAGGCGAAGTGGTGGCGTCAACCTTTGACGAACCGGCTTCCCGCCACGTTCAGGTCGCCGAGATGGTGATTGAAAAGGCCAAGCGTCTGGTTGAGCATAAAAAAGACGTCATCATCCTGCTCGACTCCATTACCCGTCTGGCGCGTGCGTATAACACCGTGGTGCCGGCATCCGGTAAAGTACTGACCGGTGGTGTGGATGCGAACGCCCTGCACCGTCCGAAGCGTTTCTTCGGTGCTGCGCGTAATGTGGAAGAGGGCGGTAGCCTGACCATTATCGCCACCGCGCTCATCGATACCGGTTCGAAGATGGATGAAGTGATTTACGAAGAATTTAAGGGCACCGGTAACATGGAACTGCACCTTTCTCGTAAAATCGCTGAAAAACGCGTCTTCCCGGCTATCGACTACAACCGCTCCGGTACGCGTAAAGAAGAATTGCTCACCACGTCTGAAGAGCTACAGAAAATGTGGATCCTGCGCAAGATTATTCACCCGATGGGCGAAATCGATGCCATGGAGTTCCTCATTAATAAGCTCGCCATGACCAAAACCAATGACGAATTTTTCGACATGATGAAACGTTCGTAA
- the trxA gene encoding thioredoxin TrxA translates to MSDKIIHLTDDSFDTDVLKAEGLILVDFWAEWCGPCKMIAPILDEIATEYEGKLTVAKLNIDQNPGTAPKYGIRGIPTLLLFKNGEVAATKVGALSKGQLKEFLDANLA, encoded by the coding sequence ATGAGCGATAAAATTATTCACCTGACTGATGACAGTTTTGACACGGACGTACTTAAGGCAGAAGGGTTGATTTTGGTTGATTTCTGGGCAGAGTGGTGTGGTCCTTGCAAAATGATCGCCCCAATTCTGGACGAAATTGCCACTGAATATGAAGGCAAACTGACCGTTGCCAAACTGAATATCGACCAGAATCCGGGTACTGCGCCGAAATACGGCATTCGCGGTATCCCGACGCTGCTGCTGTTCAAAAACGGTGAAGTCGCGGCTACGAAAGTGGGCGCGCTGTCCAAAGGGCAGCTTAAAGAGTTCCTGGACGCTAACCTGGCGTAA
- the rhlB gene encoding ATP-dependent RNA helicase RhlB has translation MSKTHLTEQKFSDFALHPKVVEALEKKGFYNCTPIQALALPLTLAGRDVAGQAQTGTGKTMAFLTSTFHYLLSHPAPEGRQTNQPRALIMAPTRELAVQIHSDAEPLAQATGLKLGLAYGGDGYDKQLKVLEKGVDILIGTTGRLIDYTKQNHINLGTIQVVVLDEADRMYDLGFIKDIRWLFRRMPAADQRLNMLFSATLSYRVRELAFEQMNNAEYVEVEPEQKTGHRIKEELFYPSNEEKMRLLQTLIEEEWPDRAIVFANTKHRCEDIWGHLAADGHRVGLLTGDVAQKKRLRILEEFTQGDLDILVATDVAARGLHIPAVTHVFNYDLPDDCEDYVHRIGRTGRAGASGHSISLACEEYALNLPAIETYIGHAIPVSKYNPDALMSELPPPKRLVRNRSGNGPRRNNNSRNRRRTG, from the coding sequence ATGAGCAAAACACATTTAACTGAACAGAAGTTTTCCGACTTCGCCCTGCACCCGAAGGTTGTTGAAGCCCTTGAAAAGAAAGGCTTTTACAACTGCACCCCTATTCAGGCTCTGGCACTTCCGCTGACCCTTGCGGGCCGCGACGTGGCCGGACAGGCGCAAACCGGTACTGGCAAAACGATGGCGTTCCTGACGTCAACGTTTCATTATTTACTCTCACATCCGGCGCCAGAAGGCCGCCAGACGAATCAGCCACGTGCCTTGATCATGGCACCCACGCGCGAACTGGCGGTGCAGATTCACTCAGACGCAGAGCCACTTGCGCAGGCCACTGGCCTGAAGCTCGGCCTCGCCTATGGCGGTGATGGCTACGACAAACAGCTTAAAGTGCTGGAAAAAGGCGTCGATATCCTTATCGGCACCACCGGTCGCCTCATTGATTACACCAAGCAAAACCACATTAACCTTGGCACTATCCAGGTTGTGGTGCTCGACGAAGCCGACCGCATGTACGACCTCGGCTTTATTAAAGACATTCGTTGGCTGTTCCGCCGCATGCCGGCCGCTGACCAGCGCCTCAATATGCTGTTTTCCGCGACACTGTCTTACCGCGTACGTGAACTGGCGTTCGAGCAAATGAACAACGCCGAATACGTAGAAGTAGAGCCAGAGCAGAAAACAGGCCACCGCATCAAAGAAGAGCTGTTCTACCCTTCCAATGAAGAAAAGATGCGCCTGCTGCAAACGCTGATTGAAGAAGAGTGGCCGGATCGCGCTATCGTGTTTGCTAATACCAAGCACCGCTGCGAAGACATCTGGGGCCATCTGGCCGCCGACGGTCACCGCGTGGGCCTGCTGACTGGCGACGTGGCACAGAAAAAACGCCTGCGCATTCTCGAAGAGTTCACCCAGGGCGACCTGGATATCCTGGTTGCAACCGACGTTGCCGCCCGTGGTTTGCACATTCCTGCCGTGACGCACGTCTTTAACTACGACCTGCCGGACGACTGTGAAGACTACGTGCACCGCATTGGCCGTACCGGCCGCGCGGGCGCCAGTGGGCACTCCATCAGCCTTGCCTGTGAAGAGTACGCGCTGAATCTGCCGGCGATTGAAACCTATATCGGCCATGCTATTCCGGTGAGTAAATACAATCCGGACGCGCTGATGAGCGAGCTACCGCCGCCGAAACGCCTGGTGCGTAACCGTTCCGGCAACGGCCCACGTCGTAACAATAACTCGCGCAATCGTCGTCGTACGGGTTAA
- the gppA gene encoding guanosine-5'-triphosphate,3'-diphosphate diphosphatase, whose amino-acid sequence MLNTSSLYAAIDLGSNSFHMLVVREVAGSIQTLTRVKRKVRLAAGLDSSNRLSQEAMERGWQCLQLFSERLQDIPQAQIRVVATATLRLATNADAFIARAETLLGCPIQVISGEEEARLIYQGVAHTTGGDDRRLVVDIGGASTELVTGTGAQATSLFSLPMGCVTWLERYFADRSLTKENFAAAEQAARDVLRPQVDELRYHGWKVCVGASGTVQALQEIMMAQGMDERITLLKLQQLKQRAIQCGRLEELEIEGLTLERALVFPSGLAILIAVFTELGIEGMTLAGGALREGLVYGMLHLAVDQDIRSRTLRNVQRRFMVDAAQATRVESLARTLAQQVSPEWELDTLSLELLSSACLLHEIGLSIDFKQAPQHAAYLVRNLDLPGFTPAQKKLLATLLLNQTNPVDLSSLHQQNAVPPRAAEHLCRLLRLAIIFASRRRDDCVPELTLKAEGETLRMALPKCWLSGHPLGAEMLSQEVLWQSYVHWSLDVNS is encoded by the coding sequence ATGCTGAATACGTCCTCGCTCTATGCGGCAATTGACCTTGGCTCCAACAGCTTTCACATGCTGGTGGTCCGTGAAGTAGCAGGAAGTATTCAGACACTGACCCGCGTCAAACGCAAAGTCCGACTGGCCGCGGGTCTGGACAGCAGCAACCGCCTGTCGCAAGAGGCGATGGAGCGCGGCTGGCAGTGTTTGCAACTGTTCTCAGAAAGACTTCAGGACATTCCCCAGGCGCAAATCCGCGTCGTCGCCACCGCCACACTGCGTCTTGCGACCAACGCCGACGCGTTTATTGCGCGCGCAGAAACACTTCTTGGTTGCCCGATTCAGGTCATCAGCGGCGAAGAAGAAGCACGCCTGATTTACCAGGGCGTGGCGCACACCACCGGCGGCGATGACCGTCGCTTAGTGGTGGATATCGGCGGTGCCAGTACCGAGCTTGTGACCGGCACAGGCGCACAGGCCACGTCGCTGTTTAGCCTGCCGATGGGCTGCGTCACCTGGCTTGAGCGCTATTTTGCCGACCGTTCTCTGACCAAAGAAAACTTTGCCGCAGCCGAGCAGGCCGCGCGCGATGTGCTGCGCCCGCAGGTTGATGAGTTGCGCTATCACGGCTGGAAAGTCTGCGTGGGTGCTTCCGGCACAGTGCAGGCATTGCAGGAAATTATGATGGCGCAGGGCATGGATGAGCGCATTACGCTGCTGAAACTCCAGCAGCTTAAACAACGCGCCATTCAGTGCGGACGCCTTGAAGAACTTGAGATTGAAGGCCTGACGCTTGAACGCGCGCTGGTGTTCCCAAGCGGGCTTGCCATCCTGATTGCGGTATTTACCGAGCTGGGCATTGAAGGCATGACGCTTGCCGGTGGCGCACTGCGCGAAGGGCTGGTCTACGGCATGCTGCACCTGGCAGTCGATCAGGACATCCGCAGCCGCACGCTGCGCAACGTTCAGCGCCGTTTTATGGTTGATGCCGCTCAGGCGACACGGGTGGAAAGCCTCGCCAGAACGCTGGCGCAGCAGGTTTCTCCCGAATGGGAGCTGGATACGTTAAGCCTGGAGCTATTGAGTAGCGCCTGCCTGTTGCATGAAATTGGCCTGAGCATCGACTTTAAACAGGCACCCCAGCATGCGGCCTATCTGGTGCGCAACCTCGACCTGCCAGGCTTCACGCCGGCACAGAAAAAGCTGCTGGCAACGCTGCTTCTCAACCAGACGAATCCGGTCGATTTGTCTTCCCTGCACCAGCAAAATGCGGTTCCACCGCGCGCGGCAGAACACCTTTGCCGCTTGCTGCGTCTGGCCATTATTTTTGCCAGCAGGCGGCGCGATGACTGCGTGCCTGAGCTTACGTTAAAGGCCGAAGGTGAAACCCTGCGCATGGCATTGCCGAAATGCTGGCTGAGTGGTCATCCGCTGGGTGCAGAAATGCTGAGCCAGGAAGTGCTGTGGCAAAGCTATGTCCACTGGTCGCTGGACGTGAATTCCTGA
- the rep gene encoding DNA helicase Rep, whose amino-acid sequence MRLNPAQQEAVEFVTGPCLVLAGAGSGKTRVITNKIAHLIRGCGYQARHIAAVTFTNKAAREMKERVAQTLGRKEARGLMISTFHTLGLDIIKREYNVLGMKSNFSLFDDTDQMALLKELTDEWLEQDKDLLQQLISTVSNWKNDLLTPPLAAARAQGERERLFAQCYALYDAHLKACNVLDFDDLIMLPTLLLQRNEEVRERWQNRIRYLLVDEYQDTNTSQYELVKLLVGTRARFTVVGDDDQSIYSWRGARPQNLVLLSQDFPALRVIKLEQNYRSSGRILKAANILIANNPHVFEKRLFSELGYGSELKVVMANHEEHEAERVAGELIAHHFINKTQYKDYAILYRGNHQSRVFEKVLMQNRIPYRISGGTSFFSRPEIKDLLAYLRVLTNPDDDSAFMRIVNTPRREIGPATLQKLGEWATQRNKGMFSASFDMGLGQTLTGRGLEALQRFTAWLGEIAQLAEREPVAAVRDLIRGIDYESWLYETSPSPTAAEMRMKNVNTLFGWMTEMLEGSELEEPMTLTQVVTRFTLRDMMERGESDEDVDQVQLMTLHASKGLEFPYVYLVGMEEGLLPHQSSIDEDNIDEERRLAYVGITRAQKELTFTLCKERRQYGELVRPEPSRFLLELPQDDVQWEQERKVVTAQERMEKGQASIANMRAMLAKSRGG is encoded by the coding sequence ATGCGTCTTAATCCCGCCCAACAAGAAGCTGTTGAATTTGTTACCGGTCCCTGCCTGGTACTGGCCGGTGCGGGCTCTGGCAAAACGCGTGTTATCACCAATAAAATTGCCCACCTGATCCGCGGCTGCGGCTATCAGGCGCGCCATATTGCGGCGGTGACCTTTACCAACAAGGCCGCGCGCGAAATGAAAGAGCGCGTGGCGCAGACGCTGGGGCGCAAAGAGGCGCGCGGGCTGATGATTTCCACCTTTCATACGCTGGGGCTGGATATTATCAAGCGCGAGTATAACGTGCTGGGCATGAAATCCAATTTCTCGCTGTTTGACGATACCGATCAGATGGCGCTGCTCAAAGAGTTGACCGACGAGTGGCTGGAGCAGGACAAAGATTTGTTGCAACAGCTGATCTCAACCGTCTCCAACTGGAAAAACGATCTCTTAACGCCACCGCTGGCTGCCGCCCGCGCGCAGGGCGAGCGCGAGCGCCTGTTTGCTCAGTGCTATGCGCTGTACGATGCGCACCTTAAAGCCTGCAACGTGCTCGACTTTGACGACCTGATTATGCTGCCGACGCTGCTGTTGCAGCGCAACGAAGAGGTACGCGAGCGCTGGCAAAACCGCATTCGCTACCTGCTGGTGGATGAGTATCAGGACACCAACACCAGCCAGTACGAGCTGGTAAAGCTGCTGGTAGGCACGCGGGCGCGCTTCACCGTGGTGGGTGATGACGACCAGTCTATCTACTCCTGGCGCGGCGCGCGGCCCCAGAACCTGGTGCTGCTGAGTCAGGATTTCCCGGCGCTGCGGGTGATTAAGCTTGAGCAAAACTACCGTTCTTCCGGGCGCATCCTCAAGGCAGCGAACATCCTGATTGCCAATAACCCACATGTGTTTGAAAAACGGCTGTTCTCTGAACTGGGTTACGGTTCGGAGCTAAAAGTGGTGATGGCAAATCATGAGGAGCATGAGGCCGAGCGTGTAGCTGGCGAGCTTATTGCCCATCACTTCATCAACAAAACTCAGTACAAGGATTACGCCATCCTGTATCGCGGCAACCACCAGTCGCGGGTGTTTGAAAAAGTACTGATGCAAAACCGCATCCCGTATCGTATTTCCGGCGGGACATCGTTCTTTTCACGCCCGGAAATCAAAGATCTGCTGGCTTATCTGCGTGTGTTAACCAATCCCGATGACGACAGCGCTTTCATGCGTATCGTTAACACGCCACGGCGCGAAATTGGTCCGGCTACGCTGCAAAAGTTGGGCGAATGGGCCACCCAACGTAACAAGGGCATGTTCAGCGCCAGCTTTGATATGGGGCTTGGCCAGACGTTGACCGGGCGCGGGCTGGAGGCGTTGCAGCGCTTTACCGCCTGGCTTGGTGAAATTGCCCAACTGGCAGAGCGCGAGCCAGTAGCCGCCGTGCGTGATTTGATTCGCGGCATCGATTACGAGTCCTGGCTGTATGAAACCTCGCCCAGCCCGACCGCCGCAGAGATGCGCATGAAAAACGTCAACACCCTGTTCGGCTGGATGACCGAAATGCTTGAAGGCAGCGAGCTGGAAGAACCAATGACGCTCACCCAGGTGGTCACGCGCTTCACGCTGCGCGACATGATGGAACGTGGTGAAAGCGATGAAGATGTTGACCAGGTACAGCTGATGACGCTACATGCCTCAAAAGGACTGGAGTTCCCGTACGTTTATCTGGTGGGCATGGAAGAAGGGCTGTTGCCGCACCAGAGCAGCATAGATGAAGACAATATTGATGAGGAGCGGCGTCTGGCCTATGTGGGTATCACCCGCGCCCAGAAAGAGCTGACCTTTACGTTGTGCAAAGAGCGCCGTCAGTACGGCGAACTGGTGCGCCCGGAACCCAGCCGCTTTCTGTTAGAGCTGCCGCAGGATGATGTGCAGTGGGAGCAGGAACGTAAAGTGGTCACCGCGCAGGAGCGTATGGAGAAAGGGCAGGCGAGTATCGCTAATATGCGGGCAATGCTTGCGAAATCGCGCGGTGGCTAA
- a CDS encoding peptidylprolyl isomerase (rotamase C; accelerates isomerization of the peptidyl prolyl bond) codes for MAKTAAALHILVKTETKAQDIMAKLEKGASFEHLAKLHSSCPSGRKGGDLGEFKQGMMVGPFDKAVFSCPLLTPYGPVKTKFGWHIIKVLYRR; via the coding sequence ATGGCTAAAACCGCCGCCGCGCTGCATATTCTGGTCAAAACCGAAACCAAAGCGCAGGACATTATGGCAAAGCTGGAAAAAGGTGCCAGTTTTGAGCATCTGGCAAAACTGCACTCCAGCTGCCCGTCGGGCCGAAAAGGCGGCGACCTGGGCGAGTTTAAGCAAGGCATGATGGTTGGCCCGTTTGATAAAGCCGTGTTTAGTTGCCCACTTCTCACGCCTTACGGACCGGTAAAAACCAAATTCGGCTGGCACATCATCAAGGTGCTGTACCGGCGCTAA
- the ppiC gene encoding peptidylprolyl isomerase PpiC, whose amino-acid sequence MAKTAAALHILVKEEKLALDLLEQIKNGGDFAKLAKKHSICPSGKRGGDLGEFRQGQMVPAFDKVVFSCPVLEPTGPLHTQFGYHIIKVLYRK is encoded by the coding sequence ATGGCAAAAACAGCGGCAGCACTGCATATTCTGGTCAAAGAAGAGAAACTGGCTCTGGATCTGCTGGAGCAGATTAAAAACGGCGGCGATTTTGCAAAGCTTGCGAAAAAGCACTCCATCTGCCCGTCAGGTAAACGAGGCGGTGATTTAGGCGAGTTCAGACAGGGACAGATGGTCCCGGCTTTTGATAAAGTCGTATTCTCCTGCCCGGTGCTTGAACCGACTGGCCCGCTGCACACCCAGTTTGGCTATCACATCATTAAAGTGCTGTATCGTAAATAA
- the ilvC gene encoding ketol-acid reductoisomerase has protein sequence MANYFNTLNLRQQLAQLGKCRFMARDEFADGASYLKGKKVVIVGCGAQGLNQGLNMRDSGLDVSYALRKEAIAEKRASWRKATENGFKVGTYEELIPQADLVVNLTPDKQHSDVVRAVQPMMKDGASLGYSHGFNIVEVGEQIRKDITVVMVAPKCPGTEVREEYKRGFGVPTLIAVHPENDPKGEGMAIAKAWAAATGGHRAGVLESSFVAEVKSDLMGEQTILCGMLQAGSLLCFDKLVAEGTDPAYAEKLIQFGWETITEALKQGGITLMMDRLSNPAKLRAYALSEQLKEIMAPLFQKHMDDIISGEFSSGMMADWANDDKKLLTWREETGKTAFETAPQYEGKISEQEYFDKGVLMIAMVKAGVELAFETMVDSGIIEESAYYESLHELPLIANTIARKRLYEMNVVISDTAEYGNYLFSYACVPLLKGFMAEIQPGDLGKAIAEGAVDNAQLRDVNEAIRGHAIEQVGKKLRGYMTDMKRIAVAS, from the coding sequence ATGGCTAACTATTTCAACACATTGAATCTGCGCCAGCAGCTGGCGCAACTGGGTAAATGTCGCTTTATGGCGCGTGACGAATTCGCCGATGGCGCAAGCTACCTGAAAGGGAAAAAAGTGGTCATCGTTGGTTGTGGTGCTCAGGGTCTTAACCAGGGTCTGAACATGCGCGACTCCGGTCTGGATGTTTCCTACGCATTGCGCAAAGAAGCCATCGCTGAAAAGCGTGCGTCATGGCGCAAGGCCACCGAAAACGGTTTCAAGGTCGGCACCTATGAAGAGCTTATCCCGCAGGCTGACCTGGTGGTTAACCTGACGCCGGACAAACAGCACTCCGACGTGGTGCGTGCGGTACAGCCAATGATGAAAGACGGTGCGTCGCTGGGCTACTCCCACGGTTTCAACATTGTGGAAGTGGGCGAGCAGATTCGTAAAGACATCACCGTGGTGATGGTGGCGCCGAAGTGCCCGGGTACGGAAGTGCGTGAAGAGTACAAGCGTGGCTTTGGTGTGCCGACCCTGATTGCGGTTCACCCGGAAAACGATCCGAAAGGCGAAGGTATGGCTATTGCCAAAGCCTGGGCCGCGGCGACCGGCGGCCATCGCGCGGGTGTGCTGGAATCCTCCTTCGTGGCAGAAGTGAAATCTGACCTGATGGGCGAGCAGACCATTCTGTGCGGTATGCTGCAGGCAGGCTCTCTGCTGTGCTTCGATAAGCTGGTGGCAGAAGGTACGGACCCGGCCTACGCCGAGAAGCTGATTCAGTTTGGCTGGGAAACCATCACCGAAGCGCTCAAGCAGGGCGGTATCACGCTGATGATGGACCGCCTGTCCAACCCGGCGAAACTGCGCGCGTACGCGCTGTCCGAGCAGCTCAAAGAGATCATGGCACCGCTGTTCCAGAAGCACATGGACGACATCATCAGCGGTGAGTTCTCCTCTGGCATGATGGCTGACTGGGCCAACGATGATAAGAAACTGCTGACCTGGCGTGAAGAGACCGGTAAAACCGCGTTTGAAACCGCACCGCAGTACGAAGGCAAAATCAGCGAGCAGGAATACTTCGATAAAGGCGTGCTGATGATTGCGATGGTGAAAGCGGGCGTTGAGCTGGCGTTCGAAACCATGGTGGATTCCGGCATCATTGAAGAGTCTGCGTACTATGAGTCGCTGCACGAACTGCCGCTTATCGCCAACACCATTGCGCGTAAGCGTCTGTATGAAATGAACGTGGTGATTTCTGATACCGCAGAATACGGTAACTATCTGTTCTCTTATGCCTGTGTGCCGCTGCTGAAAGGCTTTATGGCCGAGATTCAGCCGGGTGACCTGGGTAAAGCGATTGCCGAAGGCGCGGTAGATAACGCCCAGCTGCGCGATGTGAACGAAGCGATTCGTGGTCACGCCATTGAGCAGGTGGGTAAGAAACTGCGCGGTTATATGACCGACATGAAGCGTATCGCGGTGGCGAGCTAA